In one Bactrocera tryoni isolate S06 chromosome 5, CSIRO_BtryS06_freeze2, whole genome shotgun sequence genomic region, the following are encoded:
- the LOC120778855 gene encoding somatostatin receptor type 5-like, producing MSHNIVTNASPDEPQIPTLALFPLEEAIDSPLLQNLSTTMAVSIENGTYNTTMEYSYYENCPTNGDSIGHIVNFVLYVIVCVIGLFGNTLVIYVVLRYSKMQTITNVYILNLAVADECFLIGIPFLLHTIVSGSWQFGNFMCKAYMVSTSITQFTSSIFLLIMSADRYIAVCHPISSTQYRTPLISKLVSGFAWLTSALLMLPVIIFANTVEQNGHISCHIKWPELGHHETGFTFIMYVFTLGFATPLIFILCFYYLVIRKLRTVGPQNKSKEKKRSHRKVTRLVLTVITVYILCWLPFWISQLILITTTPSPCATRLEIAIFLLVGCLGYSNSAMNPFLYAFLSENFKKSFRKAFAAITALNAKDTTFTASGTGTVPTAELHSKDISMFSKLGKKSRKLAAIRQQRQKQKEALLGVDSNTTTLLTNTTYGTAATATTMTVAETSETLPTEITNANPTLVACCDNGQLIKGDNTTADSSTLSAVSVVNTAADLQANGAVAHANAATERPPVLRTDL from the coding sequence ATGTCACACAACATTGTTACAAACGCTTCCCCCGATGAACCGCAGATCCCGACTTTGGCGCTCTTCCCGCTCGAAGAGGCTATCGACTCGCCGTTGCTTCAAAATCTCAGCACAACGATGGCTGTGAGCATAGAGAATGGCACCTACAATACAACCATGGAATATTCATATTATGAAAATTGTCCAACAAATGGCGACTCTATTGGACATATTGTGAATTTTGTGCTCTATGTGATTGTTTGTGTTATTGGCCTGTTCGGCAATACGCTTGTGATCTATGTCGTGTTGCGTTATTCGAAAATGCAAACCATTACTAATGTCTACATACTCAATTTGGCAGTGGCTGATGAGTGTTTCCTCATTGGCATACCCTTCCTGCTGCATACCATAGTTAGCGGTAGTTGGCAATTCGGCAACTTCATGTGTAAAGCTTATATGGTCAGCACGTCAATTACACAATTCACTTCGTCAATCTTCTTGTTGATCATGTCAGCAGATCGTTACATTGCCGTCTGTCATCCAATATCTTCGACGCAATACCGCACGCCACTCATTTCAAAATTAGTATCCGGCTTTGCTTGGCTTACTTCGGCTCTGCTGATGTTGCCGGTCATCATATTCGCCAACACGGTGGAGCAGAATGGACACATTTCATGTCACATCAAGTGGCCTGAGTTGGGACATCATGAGACAGGTTTCACTTTTATTATGTATGTCTTCACGCTCGGCTTCGCCACACCGCTCATCTTCATACTCTGCTTTTACTATCTCGTCATACGGAAATTGCGCACTGTCGGCCCACAGAATAAGTCGAAAGAGAAGAAACGTTCTCACCGCAAGGTAACACGTTTAGTACTGACCGTCATCACGGTTTATATACTTTGTTGGTTGCCCTTCTGGATCTCACAACTAATACTCATCACGACTACACCCAGTCCATGTGCTACACGCCTGGAAATTGCCATCTTTCTGCTTGTCGGCTGTCTCGGTTACTCCAACTCGGCGATGAATCCCTTTCTCTACGCTTTTCTAAGTGAAAACTTTAAAAAGAGCTTCCGCAAAGCATTCGCCGCCATAACCGCATTAAACGCGAAGGACACAACGTTCACGGCCAGCGGCACCGGTACTGTGCCTACAGCTGAACTGCATAGCAAAGATATTAGTATGTTCAGCAAGTTGGGTAAGAAGAGTCGCAAATTAGCGGCTATACGACAACAACGGCAAAAGCAAAAGGAGGCGCTACTAGGTGTGGATAGTAATACAACAACTTTGCTTACAAATACCACATACGGCACGGCTGCAACCGCGACAACAATGACCGTGGCCGAAACGTCCGAGACATTGCCGACGGAAATTACAAATGCCAATCCCACGCTCGTTGCGTGCTGTGACAATGGTCAGCTGATTAAAGGCGACAATACAACAGCTGATTCTTCGACGCTGAGCGCTGTCAGTGTGGTGAACACGGCGGCAGACTTGCAAGCCAATGGCGCTGTGGCACATGCAAATGCGGCAACGGAGCGACCGCCGGTGTTGCGCACAGATTTATAA